In Candidatus Vesicomyosocius okutanii, one DNA window encodes the following:
- the lysA gene encoding diaminopimelate decarboxylase: protein MGFSYQNHILHAESVAIADLMKTYGSPLYVYSRTDIEYNWHLFSHAFGIHPHLVCYAVKANSNLAVLSVLAKIGSGFDVVSNGELERILLAGADASRCVFSGVAKTNIEIKRALEVGIFCFNVESMAEMIRIEQVAKEMSMQAPISLRVNPDVDAKTHPYISTGLKENKFGVDIDDAIPIYKMAYNSPYLKVKGIDCHIGSQLTKISPFLDALDKVLELVAKLGKLNIHVTHLDLGGGVGIKYDNEQTIDINAYISSILDKVGSLKIILEPGRAIVGNAGIFVTKVEFLKQNSDKSFAIIDGAMNDLLRPSFYQAYHQVLPIDENAEGIDAHWDLVGPICETGDFLAKNRRLSLSEGDYLALMSAGAYGSTMSSNYNSRPRVAEVMVLGSQYTLVRERETIQDLFNKEYMIND from the coding sequence ATGGGTTTTTCTTATCAAAATCACATACTACATGCTGAGTCTGTTGCTATAGCAGATTTGATGAAAACCTATGGATCACCTCTTTATGTCTATTCAAGGACAGATATTGAGTATAATTGGCATTTGTTTAGTCATGCTTTTGGTATTCATCCACATTTAGTTTGTTATGCGGTTAAAGCCAACTCTAATCTAGCAGTGCTCAGTGTATTAGCAAAAATAGGTTCTGGATTTGACGTTGTATCTAATGGCGAATTAGAACGTATTTTACTTGCTGGAGCGGATGCATCTCGTTGTGTTTTTTCAGGTGTTGCTAAAACAAATATTGAGATTAAACGTGCTTTAGAAGTTGGTATTTTTTGTTTTAATGTTGAATCTATGGCGGAGATGATTCGTATTGAACAAGTAGCAAAAGAAATGAGTATGCAAGCACCAATTTCATTACGAGTTAATCCTGATGTCGATGCAAAAACACATCCGTATATTTCAACAGGACTTAAGGAGAATAAATTTGGCGTTGATATCGATGATGCTATTCCTATCTATAAAATGGCATATAACTCCCCCTATTTAAAGGTTAAAGGAATAGATTGTCATATTGGTTCACAATTAACGAAAATATCTCCTTTTTTAGATGCGCTGGATAAAGTGCTTGAACTAGTTGCTAAACTTGGTAAGCTTAATATTCATGTTACTCATTTGGATTTAGGCGGAGGTGTTGGTATTAAGTATGACAATGAACAAACAATTGATATTAATGCTTATATTTCTTCCATTCTTGATAAAGTAGGTAGTTTAAAAATTATTTTAGAACCAGGTAGGGCAATTGTCGGTAATGCTGGTATATTTGTTACCAAAGTTGAATTTTTAAAACAGAATTCAGATAAGTCATTTGCGATTATTGATGGTGCAATGAATGACTTATTACGCCCTTCTTTTTATCAAGCTTATCATCAAGTATTGCCTATTGATGAGAATGCTGAAGGTATTGATGCTCATTGGGATTTAGTGGGACCAATTTGTGAAACAGGTGATTTTTTAGCTAAAAATAGAAGACTTTCTTTATCGGAAGGGGACTATTTAGCACTGATGTCTGCTGGTGCTTATGGTTCTACCATGAGTTCAAATTATAATTCCCGTCCTAGGGTAGCAGAAGTGATGGTATTAGGTAGTCAATACACATTAGTGCGAGAACGTGAAACTATTCAGGATTTGTTTAATAAAGAATATATGATTAATGACTAA
- the yhbY gene encoding ribosome assembly RNA-binding protein YhbY has protein sequence MTKLTNNQKKFLRSKSHSLKPIVMAGQHGLNESVLAELEITMDKHELLKIKIRMDKRAEKQKIIDKIINTYHAHLVQIIGNIVVIYRAFDEDPQIILPRK, from the coding sequence ATGACTAAACTAACCAATAATCAAAAAAAGTTTCTTAGATCAAAAAGCCATAGTTTAAAACCTATTGTGATGGCAGGACAACATGGATTAAATGAGTCTGTTTTAGCAGAACTTGAGATAACTATGGATAAACATGAATTGTTAAAAATTAAGATACGTATGGATAAGAGAGCGGAAAAGCAAAAAATAATTGATAAAATTATTAATACTTATCATGCTCATTTGGTGCAAATTATTGGTAATATTGTGGTTATTTATCGTGCATTTGATGAAGACCCACAAATCATCCTGCCAAGAAAATAA